TCTAGTCCTCTTAATCTCCCAATGCGCAGGTGTAGGAAGGCTTTGAACCTAGACCCTCAGCTTGTCTCCTACCCTTGAGGCTGCTCTGGCAGAGCTCTTGAGGAGCCTGGAAGGCCTAATAACATGATGGTTAAGAGACCAGAATCAGGGACTCCAGAGTCAATCTAAATTGTCACTGGTAGGAGACTGGACTAATAAATTATGGCTCTTGACCAGAACACTGGATTTACAGTAAATACATAGGATAAAGGAACATATTAGATGACATCACAAGAGTATAATCAGACAAATACAACATGAGGGGCATTCTACAAGACACCTGGCATGGGCTTTTTtggaaggcttttttttaaaaatcatgaggaCTATACCACAAATATACCTCAAACGCTAAAGAGACATAAGAACCAAATGCAAAGCATGAACCTGGATTGAttctggtttaaaaataatagtaacatctATGAGAGCCATTTTGGAGACAATTGGGGAAATCTGAACATGAGTGCAATATTAGACACTAAAgaattattgatattttcttaGATGTGAGAATGGTGACGTGGGCATGTAGGAGaatattcttattctttattcttaagACGTGCATGCTGAGATGTTACAAggtctataactttttttttaatcttggagAGAGATGATGGGGGGAGAggatcagagggagagagaatcttaagcaggctctgtgctcagtgtggagcctgatgtaggggtcgatcaccctgggatcatgacctgagccaaaatcaagagtggagcgctcaactgactgagccacccaggcgcccctataacttactttcaaatggtaTGGGGGACACGTTTACATTAAGAGataggggaagaggagagaaaaagcaaatatggcaaGGTTATTGGATCTAGGTGGAAGGTGTATAGGTGGTCTGTGGCCATTCTGGAAACTGTATCTGCAATTTTTTCATGTTAAGTGTCAGGAAAAATGAAGCCATCAATAATGAGACCCCATACAATTGAACATTCtgcaaatgttaaaaatgagaCAGATCAGCAAACCACAGAGAATATTAACAAAGCCAAAGTTGGttgtttgaaaagattaacaagaTTGATAAAATCCCTAGttagactgatcaagaaaaaaaaagaacagaaattaccaatatcaagaatgaaagagaggctGTCTCTACAAATTCTGCAGTTAGATTTGACAATTTAGATGAAGTGATTATTCTTTGAAAAACGCAAGGTATGAAAGcttgtgaaatagaaaataagaagagtcctatatttatttaaaaaattgaattcgTTATTGAAAACCTTCtcataaagaaaacaattggCCCAAATAGCCTTACTGGTGGATTCTATcaaagattaaaagaagaaacaacacaGAACCTTTCAAATTTGAGATAGAGCTATGCATGCTGAGATGGGAATGATCTTTCAAAATACATtgctaagtaaaaagaaaatcaaagtacaAAGGAATAAGtagtattttcacattttgtaataaataaaggAGATATATAGGTGCACTTCTGTGCATAGTATATTCTGTCTTTGCAAAGATACCCCATTGCCTTAGAAGGAAGAAATTGAGGGGCTAAAATTCAGGAGCtggagaaatattaatttttcactCTGCCCCCTTTtggattgttttaatttttaaatatgaactgttcatggaatgaaaaaaacagtttaggggtgcctgggtggctcagtctgttaagcatccgactttggctcaagtcatgatctcgcagttcgtgagtacgagccccacatcgggctctgtgctgacagtttgaaGCCTGGaggcagcttcagattctgtgtctccctctctctctgctgctcccccactcatgctctctctctctctgaaaaacaaagaaaacattaaagaaaacagtttaaaGACTTTTTTAGCTCAAGCTTTGCTGGATTTATAATCTAATTCCAGTCACGTGTTCTGTGAATTGAGTCCTGAAAACAGACTACACAAAGAAGTGGTTAAAATCTTGAGGCCTTGGGtctcacaattggtgagatcgagccctgcactggggctgtcagcatggagcctgtttggaattctctccctctctctctctctctgccgctctcccacttgtacatacacacacgtgttctctctcaataaaaaaataaacttaaaaaaatcttgaggCCTGAGGTCTGGGGGACAAGGTCATTAAGCCCACACTTGGCCATCAACTGGCTGTGTGATTTCAAGCAGGTAtctccacctctctgagcctctgcttttAACACCCATGGATTAGGGGCTCATGTGAGAGTCCCTGGATGCAGTACTCCAGGCGTGTTGTCACGCATTGTGGCCGGGAGCCTTGAACGCTGCTCGGTGGCACTGGGAGAGATCTAGAAGATTGTGCCTGGGGCACAAGAGACCCCACGGGCCTCTtccctttgttaattttttaatttttcagttaaacacactttttttttttaattttagagagagagagagcaggagagaggggcagagagagatgaaaaaaaatctcaagaaggctccgtgctcagcgaggagcccgatacagggcccaatcccaccaccgtgagatcgtgacctgaactgaaatcaagagtcagacgctcaaccaaccgagccacccaggggctgctTGCCTTTGCTATTTTTAATCTATctcctttcactgtaataaaccATAACGGTGAGTAAAACATCTCTTCTGAGTTCTGCGGATCCTTCTAGCCAATAACTGAACCTGAGGTGGTTTTAGAGATCCCCAAACACAGCAGCGATTAACAGTATATACCTCACCAGGAGCACAGGCACCAATGGAATTTTGCACACACAGTACCTAAAGATCACAGCCGGTACTTACTGAGCACATGTTGTGTCCCAggctgtgtgtgcacatgaaGTCACTGgatcctcacaacagccccatGAGACTGATACTCGgattaatgtttcctttttatcttgTTGTGAAATGTATTGTCTATTCAGGGGTATAAAATGCAAATGTAgggcattaaaaaatacttaataacgTGAACAACTGAATCATCAGGTTAAGAAAGGACAGCCCCCGTGTGCCCCTGCCCAGTTATAGCGCCTCTTCTCTGACTTTTGGGATAATCATTTCATTTACTGTGTTTTCTTTACAGTTTGACCACGCATGTACATATTCCTAACACTGCTgtcacttccttttcctttttcaggtGTATTGAACAGAAGAATGCAGCATATCCTgtttggtgtctggcttctttcactcactgCTTTGGGTGTgagatattttattaatatatatattttaagtttatttatttgggggggatgggcagagagagagagagagagagcgagagagagagaggcagagaatcccaagcaggctctacactgtcagggtggagcccgacatggggctcgagcccatgaattgtgagatcatgacctgagccaaaaccaagaacgggacgctcaaccgactaagccacccaggcgcccctctccgtGTGTGAAATTTAACCATGTGGTTATACGCATCATTAgcctgttcctttttattgccgtATAGTAGTCCATTGTGTGAACAGGCCACAATGTAGTTATCCATTCTCCAGCTGACAGAAATCTGGATGGTTTGCAGCTGTTACCCACAGTGCAGTTGTAAACGTTCCTTCCTCTTCATGTTTCCCGATGGCGATGTTCTCGAGGTTCTCTTTCTCTATGTTCTCTACGCTATATGCTCAGCAGGGTACAGCTGGGTTACGGGTTATGAGCATTTGTAAATTTATTCAGTAAGTAACGCTACAATCTTTCCCATTTGAAGATGAAGCACTTGCAacaagagaggttaagtaactttcccaagatccCAACACCAGACTGCCTTGAACCCAGGGGTCCTGGCTCCGGAGTCgcactttcacttagcatggagAGCACCTAGGAATTGTGAGCCGCTGTGCTGAGGGTGGTTGGGGGCTATTATTGGGACTGTCCTCTCTTGTCCCGTTATTTTGAACTCTGTCCCCCTCAGTTAATAATTAACTGCCCCCCAAGGAGCCTATGATCCTAAAAgatttgcctttccctggctACTGCCTGGTTAATCAGTCACTGTCCCTGGCCGGGCAAGGGGCACTTGGGAGACCTCTTTACTTGCTGTCGGAGCAGCTGGGGATTCATGATGCTCCGGACCTGTCGTGCGCTCTGTTCCCAGGCTGGGCCCTCCACTGGAGGCTGGCAGGCCCTAAACTTTGATGGTGGGGCTTTTCACCTCAAGGGCACGGGAGAGCTGACACGGGCTTTGCTGGTGTTGCGGCTGTGTGCCTGGCCCCCTCTGGTCACACATGGCCTGGCGGTGAGCAGTGACCCTGGGGACGGGCCTGGGGGGTCCCCAGGGCTGGATTCTGAGCCCTTGCTCTGTGTCACTCCAGCTCCAGGCCTGGTCTCAGCGGCTCCTGGGCTCCCGGCTCTCGGGCGCACTTCTCCGAGCGTCTGTCTACGGGCAGTTTGTAGCTGGTGAGACAGCAGAGGAGGTGAGGGGCTGCGTCCGgcagctccaggccctgggcctcCGGCCCCTGCTGGCCGTGCCCACTGAGGAGGAGCCTGACTCAGCTGTCAAGACTGGGTGAGTaggggccaggccctgggaggtTGGCAGGAAGGGGGGTGGCGGGCTCCAGAAGCTAATGCCTGCTGGCTGGGCAGTGAGGCCTGGTATGAGGGGAACCTCAGTGCTATGCTTCGGTGTGTGGACCTGTCACGAGGCCTCCTGGAGACCCCTGGCCCGACTGGGAACATCCTTATGCAGCTGAAGGTGACGGCGCTGACCAGCACTCGGCTCTGTGTAAGGGACAGAccggatgggggaggggggtatggCTGCCTACCAGGTCCTCCTCACCACTCCACCCATTACCCTATTCCAGAAGGAGCTAACCACGTGGATCAGAAGACCAGGGGCTTCCTTGGAGCTGAGTCCTGAGAGGCTGGCAGAAGCCATGGACTCTGGGCAGGTAAAGACCTCAGGCTGGGGGAGAATGGATGGTTGGTGGGGAATGTGGGGGGAGCAGAGTTCTCTGTACTTGGATGTAGCAACCACCTGTAAGCGGGATATTCAAACTGTGTAGCTACTGCTACTCCCCAGGCTTAGAATAATCAGAATAAGTATGCTATAGCCCTGGGGTCTGGTCGGAAGAGATGGAATATGGGTCATCTGGGGGTcttggggaggggcctgggggctgggagttCTCAGAGGAGGGAGTGAGATAGTGGCTCTTTACCAACTAGAAGAAAGTAATCAGTATTTGGTCAATCAATTCAGCTATGCTATGTGCTGAATGGCTGGGAGTTGTGATTAGGCCAGTGGGGTTTTGGTTAATTcatccattcctttctttttatttgcataCACTATTTTTACCCTCCCTGCCATTGGCATCTGGCTTCGTGATGAACAGAggggccctcctcctccctgggtcACTTGCTTTCCTTGGCATCCCTAAGAGCATCACAcctggttttcctttttcatctctGCTGGCTCATTCTCCATCCTTTTGGGctcttctctgcctgtctcttaaATATGGAGGTTCCCCAAGGCTAGGTCCTGGCTCCCTCCTCCTTACTCCTTAATCCCTTCAATGGGGCCTTCTTACCCACCCtatagcctcagtttccccagtctGTACTAATGAGGTCCACGTTTATCTCCAGCCCTAGCTTTTTCCCTGAGCCCCTGGATATCCTCCAGACCCCTCACACCTAGCAGGTCCTACCCTGGCTTGAGTGTCTCGCCAAGGCTGCTGCCCTTCCTGTCCCCATCTCAGAGACAACCCTACCATCCCATGTCTCAGATTTGAGTCCCTACCCTCCCTGGTCTCCACAGTACAATTCACAACTGTCCTGTTCACTGTCATATCCTCAGCCCCTGGCACCTAGACGAGATATGATAAAATAGATGTTAAATAGATGGATAAATGAAGCAAGTGATTTTTAAGCAATAAATTACTAGCGAAGAACTTACTGATCACTCACAATGCACCACACACTGTCCTAAGTGGCTCATATATGTTTGAAGGAAATGTTTACCCTGCCTGTGAGTGGGTATATAGAGTGATGGTTAAGAACTCAGGGTCTgaaggtgcctgagtggccctgtcaagttaagcatccaactcttgatttcagctcaggtcattatttcatagttcgtgagattgagccccaagtcaggctctgtgctgttagcatggagcctgctttggattctctctctccctttctctctgcctctccccaacttgctctctctctctctttctctctcaaaataaataaatagacttaaaaaaaaaataactcagggTTTGAGGAAGCCGTGTGGCTTCGGACAAGCGGTCtcgcctctctgtgcttcagtttccctctctgtaaaatgggggatgaTAATAGTCCCTACTTCAAGGAGGTGAAGATTAAGGGAGGTAAATTCTTGGTGAGGTATGTGAAATAGCACCAGGCACCTCGCAGGACCTCGATGAGGGTGGCCATCGCATACAGCGAGTTTTGCCAGTTTACCCCAGAACTCCCCCGAGACTCTGCCCTCAATCCTCCGATTGAGGAAAAGATGGCTGGGCAGGTGCCccatctcttccctccttctggaGAGTTTTCTCCACTAAGATCCGGGGGAGGTTTGCCATGTTCTCCCAGCCCAATTCTGAGGGAGTTCCATTAGCGGACTTAGGCCTACATCTCCATGTGGATTCTGTTGGATATTAAAGAACCAAGTCCCACCTGTTCCTCCTTCTTTAACTTCCCAATTTCTTTGAACTCACCTGGACTCCTTGCATCACCAGCGGCTCACATTGACCCTTGGAATCCCCATAACAAGATCGTAAGTTAGGGACAAATATTATTTCCACATCACAGATGTGTTAATTCCCTGAATGTTTATTGATCACCTACCATGTACCAGGTGCTGTGCTCCtccaggggtggagggtggaggggacgATGACCAAGACAAACTCCCTGTCCTTGCTGGTCAGGGAGAGGCAAGAGGCACTCAATAATTAAAACCAAAGCCGATATGGAACATGTGTCAGTAGGCATCATAGGGAATAGTAaggctgaggaaagagaaaagacagccCCAGATCGGGAGCTGCAAATTTGAACCAGGGAAaacctctctgagaaggtgacattgaaACAAAgacctggaggagaggtgggagcGAGGTAAGTGGACATCTAGGGGAAGAGTGTTTCCCACAGAAGGAACAgccagagcaaaggccctgaggcaggaaggtgCCAGGCGTGTTGCAAGAATAGCAGGGAGGCGAGTGTGCCTGGAGGGCAGTGAGCTCAGTGTGCCTGGAGGGCAGTGAGCTCGGAGAGCTgaggagaggaaagcagaggggccggGTGGGTGGAGCCTTGTGGGCTGCAGTGAGGCTCTGGCCttagatgaggatactgaggtcCTAAGAGACCTAATGCAAGGCAACACTTAATGGCACTTACTATGACCTAGCTACTGTTCTATGCACTTTCTATGTGTTAATTCCTAGTTACCTCACTCACCAACCTTCAGTCTTCTCCCTGGAAAATGGAGCTTGGAATAACTATCTACTGGGATCGTTGTGAAGATTTTATCAATAAGCTAGTATATGAAGTCACTTAttacaaattgtttaaaaaattttaatgtttacttttttattaaaaaattgtaatgttttaatttatttttgagagagagacacacagagtgagagcaggggaggggcagagagagacggagacacagaatccaaagcaggctccaggctccgagctgacagcacagagcccaatgcggggctcgaacccatgaatgacgagatcgtgacctgagctgaagtcggatgcttaactgactgagccacccaggcgccccataattttttttagagagagacagtgctagcggtggaggggcagagagggggagagaatcttaagcaggctctgtgctcagcctacaacctgacaaggggctcgatctcacaactctgagatcatgacctgagccaaaatcaagagtcggatacttaaccgactgagccacgcagacaccccGGAAATCACTTATTATTATAATGACAACATATATTGAGCGCTTATCATGCGCTGGGCCCCTCCCATTCTTCTGTCAAGGCACACTCCACACAGCAACTCCATGAGGTAGGTGCCATTATCATCTAATCATTGAAAAAATAGACAacaaatgaggcccagagaggttataCCACTCATCCAAGGCCATACAGTAAGTGgtggaaccaggattcaaacccagatcctGGGTTCTTGACCACTTTATTTCCCTCAATAAATAGTATCTGTGTGATACAGCTACTTTTCATATTTCTAACGATTTCTAAACAGTCTTCCCTTCTcggtggtgggggagaggagacatAGGCCCTGGAAGGATCCAGTAACCCGAGCCATTCTcgcctcccctcctgctcccccaggACCTTCAGGTCTCCTGCCTCAACGCCGAGCAAAACCGGCATCTCCAGGCCTCTCTGGGCCGCTTGCACCGGGTAGTACAGGTAACGTCTTCTGTGGCCTGGCCCCACGACACCTCCTGGGCACCCTGACGCCTGACCACGGCCTCTCTCACCCTCAGCACGCCCGGGCCCAGCACGTGAGGCTCCTGGTGGACGCTGAGTACACCTTCCTGAACCCTGCGCTCTCTCTGCTGGTGGATGCCCTGGCCGTGCGCTGGAACAGCCCCGGCGAAGGCGGGCCCTGGGTGTGGAACACTTACCAGGCCTATCTGCAGGTGTGTGGCACGCTCTGGGGGACGGAGGGTGGAGGTCCCGGTGTCCTGACCCGAAGCTGCCGGGGTCCTCTGCCAGGACACACATGAGCGGCTGAGGCTGGCCGCCGAGGCCGCTGACAGGGCTGGCCTGGCCTTCGGAGTGAAGTTGGTACGAGGGGCATATCTGGACAAGGAGAGAGCGACGGCTCGGCACCAAGGGACAGAAGACCCCACTCAGCCTGACTATGAGGCTACCAATCGGAGGTAGGACTGGGCCAGACAGGCCTCTGAGATAAATGATAACCTCTAACCTCTCATCAGAGCGCACTACATGATGCTGAGCTTCCTGTGGATGTCCATGTGTTACTTCCTCTCCCCGGTTTAGGACATCGTCCCTTCCCACCCTGAACAGCAGCCTCCTCTTCGGGCTCCCTGCATcctcctttgtccctccccctccccagtctaTTCCTTACCGGCAACCAGAGGGAGTCTATTAATATTGAAGTCAAATCCTGTCCCTCTTCAGTTCAAAACCCTTCCGTGGCTCCCACTGCACCTCAATAAACCCCAAATCCTTAAAGCAGCCCACAGCTCCCTCATGATCTGAGCTTGTCACCTCTCTGacttctcttcctcccactctgctcctcactcactgcactccagccacactggcctcctcgATGatccacagggcctttgcacttcctgTTCCCACTGCCTAGAATGTTCTCCTCCACACAGCTGTATGGCTCAATCCCTCACCTCCTTACGTCTTCACTTATTGGTACCTTCTCAGGGgaccttccctgccctccctatCAAAAACTAGAACGCCCACACCTACTCTcttcctgaatttatttttctctttagccCTTACTTACTGGCATCTGAGGTTCTATACACTTTTGTATTCAATTGCAcattgtctgtctcccccctctctagAGTGCGGGCTTGGGAGGGCAggggtttctgttttgttcattgctgaaCACCCAGTGCTTAGAATCATGCCTTCCACATGGTAGCTTCTGTACAGGTCtgttcaaaacataaataaacaaccacaagaagtaggtactattattattaccccCCATTTCAGAGGGAGGAACCCAAGCACGGAGAGATGGAAtcacttacccaaggtcacatagctcgTAAGTGGCAGGGCCACGTTTTGAACCCAGCAGGCTGGCCCTACAACCTGCATTCTTACTCACCTCAAATCATAGTGTGCTGGGAGCAAAATACGGGTGAGCTCCTTGGGCCCCCATCCCAGGACCCTAGGAAGGAGGAAATTGTTCCTTTACCACATACTCTCTGATCACCTAATTTAGATCAGGACCTGTGCTGGACCCTGGTTCCAGTATCAACCAAGGTGGTCCCCAGGCCCTGTCTGTGTAAAGCTTACAAAGTCTACCTCCATTTCACATTGGATCCAGAAGAGGTTTCTAGAGACGCAGGGACTGACCCAAGTTTACGAGGCAAGTGGTCAAGCCATGGCTGGAAGTGAGGCTTGCCTCCAAGGCCCATGAGGGCTCCTACATACGGTTGTGCCCCACAGGCTTAATCACTGGcaccattattatttctttttactaagatataattcatataccataaaattcaccgctttaaagtatacaattcagtgcattttagtatattcacaaggttgtgcaaccgTCGCcgctaattccagaacatttcatcaccccccaaaagaaaccctgcaTCCATTAgcagcagtcactccccattcctctaatctttctgtctctgtggatttgcatATTCTGGACATTCCCTATCAACGGAGTCGTAGAATGTATGGCCTTTCGTGCCTGGcccctttcacttagcataatgttctcaggGTTCAACCATGTTGTTGGatgaatcagtacttcattccctCATACgtccaaataatattccactgtatggacgtaccacattttgtttggcCACTCATCAGCTGACAGGCATTTGGATCGCTTCCACCTTGGGCCATTGTGactagtgctgctatgaacattcctgaGCACATTTTTGTGCAAATATACACTTCCAATTCGCTTGACAGCTCAATCCTCTAGGAGTGGAATCACTGGGTTATACAGTAACTCCCtatttaactttgtgaggaactGCCAGATGGTTTTCCAAAGCTGCTGCACCTTTTTACATTCGCACATTATACATTCTGAATACATAATAAATTTGTGTGattaaaaatcacaatgattcaaaaatgaatacagacATACCTCACTTCCACCCAAATCCCCATCTCATTTTGGAGATGTTTATCTCCTAAGTTCCTTTATGCATAAATAGGCAAACGCAAAGGTTTTGTGTGTCAGTGTACGAAAGGTATCATGCCTGCACACCGCTCCCTGTTTTTCCACTCAACTgcttattttaaaggaagaacaGTCTAATGATAATAAACGCAGGCCCTGAAGCATCAGACAGCCTGGGTTGAAATCCCAGCCCAGCcacttctagctgtgtgacctgggggcaAGCTTCAGTcttcccctctgtaaaatggaaataaccagaACGTCTACCTCATGGAGCTGACCTGAGAGTCAGAAGAGTGAATGTATGTGTGTCAGGCAGGACCCCAGAGGAAACGGAATTCCAAGCAAAGGGCTTTAACTACAAAGAAACGTAGTAAAATGCACTCTCTTTATAGAGAATAGGAATATTGAGGAAGCCCGGAACCTACAACAGCATGAGGCTCTTAGGGCCCTTGTGCCGTAGCTGAGGAAGAGGGGCCACCCTAGAGGAGATGTGGCCACCCACAGAGCAGACagggtgagccagggagggggcagaggggtgaACTACCCcaagctctctctccttccaccttCTGATCTCCTGCCCATTACACCATGGGTGACACAGGCCATAAACGTCAGTTTCCTGGGTAG
This genomic interval from Panthera leo isolate Ple1 chromosome E2, P.leo_Ple1_pat1.1, whole genome shotgun sequence contains the following:
- the PRODH2 gene encoding hydroxyproline dehydrogenase; the protein is MMLRTCRALCSQAGPSTGGWQALNFDGGAFHLKGTGELTRALLVLRLCAWPPLVTHGLALQAWSQRLLGSRLSGALLRASVYGQFVAGETAEEVRGCVRQLQALGLRPLLAVPTEEEPDSAVKTGEAWYEGNLSAMLRCVDLSRGLLETPGPTGNILMQLKVTALTSTRLCKELTTWIRRPGASLELSPERLAEAMDSGQDLQVSCLNAEQNRHLQASLGRLHRVVQHARAQHVRLLVDAEYTFLNPALSLLVDALAVRWNSPGEGGPWVWNTYQAYLQDTHERLRLAAEAADRAGLAFGVKLVRGAYLDKERATARHQGTEDPTQPDYEATNRSYSRCLELMLTHVSHRGPMCHLMVASHNEESVRQATKRMWELGIPLDGPVCFGQLLGMCDHVSLALGQAGYAVYKSIPYGSLEEVIPYLIRRAQENRSVLHGARREQKLLSQELRRRLLGRGLRVPH